The Candidatus Margulisiibacteriota bacterium DNA window GCGCACGATGACACGGCCGGCGATTGGCGCGAGAATAGGCGTCGGTTTATAAACATCAGACCAGTATTGGACTTTTTCCGCGCCCTGCGTGCTGGCTGTGTCGAGCAGAGCCGCGCGGTCGGTGGAGCTCATCAGCGCCAGCTGCTCTCCGGCCTGCACCAGCGTGCCCTCTTGCACAAAAATTTTATCGATGCGTCCACTGATCGGCGGAATGATCTCCAGACGATTTTGCGGCTCGACCGTGCCGGTGGCGGAGATGATCTCACGCACCACGCCGTACTCCGGACGCGCTTCGCTGTAGGTGACGACATTTTTTTGCGCTTGCCGTTTTTGGTAAAAACGCAAACCGCCGACGGCCACCAGGATAATTAACAGCGCCAGCCAAAATTTTTTCATTAGAGAGTTTCTCCTTTCGCGTTCAGCCAACCGGCTTCCTGCAATAATGCGTCAATGCGCGCGTTCAGTTCCTGCTGCTGCGTGTTGATCAGCGCGTCCTCAATGATTATCCAGTTGTCAAAAGAAATCAAGCCGTTGGCATACTGTTCGGCGGCGATCGTGCTGCGTTCGGTCGCGGCCTGCAGTTGTTCTTGCGCCGCGCCGATGCTGTCGCCCGCGTCCAGCAGTTTGTCCCACGCTTCATCTAAAGTCAGAAGCACTTTTTGTTTGCTGGCGCTTAATTCCAGATCCTGGATTTTTTCCTGCAGCTCAGCATTGCGCACCGCGCTGCTTTTTTTGCCGCCGTCAAAAAGATCGAAACTCAGGCTGCCGCCCAGCGACCAGCTGCTATCCTCGCTGTTGGTGTTTTCACCGTTGGCCTGGCTTTGCGCCCAGTTTTTGCCGAGGCTGCCGTTGAGATAGACCGCGGGAATGTAAGCGGCTTTGGCGATGGCCGTGTCGTACTGCGCGCTGTCCAGTCTGGCGGCCACGGACAGCAAAGTAGGCGATTGATCCAGAAGCGCCAGCATGTCCGGCTGGCTGGCCGTGTCTGTCGCGGCGCGGAAATTGTCGGTGATCAGCAGCTCCTGCGCCGCCGCGTCCACGCCGAGAGTTTGCGCGAGTTTTTGTTTATTTCTCTCCAGGCGGCGCGTCAATTGTTTTTCCGACAATTCGGCTTTGGCCAGATTGGCTTTGGCGGTCAGCAGCGAGCCGCGATGTTCCAGACCGCCGGAATAACGCAGCTCGACCAGCTCGTATTGCTGGCTGCGGCGCGCCGTAACTGTTTGGGCCAGCTCCAGAGACTGCTGGGTTTGCAGTAGCGTGCAAAATTCCTGGCGCAGCTGTAAACGCAGATTGATCTCCGTGATCTGGTAATTTAACTCTTCCGCTGCCAAAGCAAGTTTGCCCTGCTCTAGGCGCGGCCAGGTCTGCGCGTCGTATACCTGCTGCTGCGCGGAAAGCCGCGCGCTTTCGGATTGACGCGGCACGGCCTGTCCCAGGTCTTCATTTTGTCCGGCGCTGGCTCCGGTATTCGCGCCGAGACTGCCGCCGAGCTGCGGGTACAGGCCGCCGTATAGAGAATCCAGGCTGATTTTTTTGGCGTCTACTTTGGCGCGCGCGGTCTGCAGAGCTAAATTATTTTTTTTGGTTTCCGCTAAACAGTCTTCCCAGGTGTACATTTGCGCCGCAAGCACGGAACAAAGCAAAGCGACGAACGGTAAAGCTTGTTTCAGTTTTTTCATAGTGGATATACAATTCTAACAGAAAAAAAGTTCCCGCGCGGTCGGTAACTGTAAGCCCGCTAGGGGGCGGAGTTGAAATATGGACACTGAGCGGAGTATCCTGCGGATACGCTGGCGAAGGGAGCGAGGTATGCCATTCAGTGTCCGCGCTGCTTTTAGAAATCGATCAGGCTTTTAGCTGTAACGCCGAGAGCTTTGGCGATTTTAATTAAAGTGGGCACGGAAACTTTGGCAGTGCCGCGGGAGATGCGGTAATAATAAAGCAGGCCGACGCCCAGTTCATTGGCAAAATCTTCTTTGGTCAGTTTTTTATCCAAACGAAAACTCTCGATTTTTTGTCCGAGCTGCACTAACTCGGAACAGACCACCGTAGAATACATCTTATGCCAATCCCGATCCGAAGGATATTTTTTTATCCTGGTAATTTTATTGATAATAGTCAGCTCCTTA harbors:
- a CDS encoding TolC family protein — encoded protein: MKKLKQALPFVALLCSVLAAQMYTWEDCLAETKKNNLALQTARAKVDAKKISLDSLYGGLYPQLGGSLGANTGASAGQNEDLGQAVPRQSESARLSAQQQVYDAQTWPRLEQGKLALAAEELNYQITEINLRLQLRQEFCTLLQTQQSLELAQTVTARRSQQYELVELRYSGGLEHRGSLLTAKANLAKAELSEKQLTRRLERNKQKLAQTLGVDAAAQELLITDNFRAATDTASQPDMLALLDQSPTLLSVAARLDSAQYDTAIAKAAYIPAVYLNGSLGKNWAQSQANGENTNSEDSSWSLGGSLSFDLFDGGKKSSAVRNAELQEKIQDLELSASKQKVLLTLDEAWDKLLDAGDSIGAAQEQLQAATERSTIAAEQYANGLISFDNWIIIEDALINTQQQELNARIDALLQEAGWLNAKGETL
- a CDS encoding helix-turn-helix domain-containing protein; this encodes MYSTVVCSELVQLGQKIESFRLDKKLTKEDFANELGVGLLYYYRISRGTAKVSVPTLIKIAKALGVTAKSLIDF